The Oncorhynchus kisutch isolate 150728-3 linkage group LG14, Okis_V2, whole genome shotgun sequence genomic sequence CTATAAGGAATGATACACTAAATACTCAACAAGGAAACATTTTAATGATTGGGTGACATGATTTAACATTCTTGTATTCATCAGTGCAAGGTTAAATTCAAATGCATTCACAAAAAGGGTACAATCCAATGTCAGTACAGTGACAAGATCATAAATAATTAGAAATAGTGTCAGTCCTGATTAGCATCATCCTTCAGACCTGAAGGAATCTGAGAGTACCATTTCCTGCACTTGTATGAGTTTGGGTCACAGGTGTATCCATATTCACAGCAATGCAGGCCATCCGCACAACACTTCGCCTAAAAATTAAAAATAGGTCTCAGAACATGATAGTAATATAAAATCGGCATAATATTGCACATGATCTTAATGtgataactctacctacatgtacatattacctcaattacctcaactaaccggtgccccctgtacagttgaagtcggaagtttacatacaccttagccaaatacatttaaactcagtttttcacaattcctgacatttaatcatagtacaaattccctgtcttatgtcagttaggatcaccactttattttaagaatgtttaatgtcagaataatagtagcgagaattacttatttcagcttttatttctttcatcacattcccagtgggtcagaagtttacatacactcaattggtatttggtagcattgcctttaaattgtttaactttggttaAACGcttttggtagccttccacaagtttcccacaataagttgagtgaactttggcccattcctcctgacagagctggtgtaactgagtcaggtttgtaggcctccttgctcacacacgctttttcagttctgcctacaaatgttctataggattgaggtcagggctttgtgatggccaatccaagaccttgactttgttgtccttaagccattttgccacaactttggaaatatgcttggggtcattgtccatttggaggacccatttgcgaccaagctttaacttcctgactgatatcttgagatgttgcttcaatacattgtcatgacgttggcctctttgggtatagcaagccccatccccctctccctgcctccccctttcctccttcaactaggttgctgtggtcagagagacgtcgtaaattcctgaggatctcctcatggacacacagtatagagagtacaatttcatagagaacaaagcaattccttccacctcacagaacttgaggtaccaacaaatttcatgttccggagaaagtataaaagatcagtgaagaatccagctacgaactggtccatttgtcacaacttggggaagctcatgggagacggtgtggccacattaccataacgctgtttatataatagcctcagatatgaggtttacatctaattgttgtataagatgaatgagtgagtatgatactgtttgtaaaattgtgtaatatgattttggacgtGTTAAATGAAGGAAAACTGAAAAAGGGGATTggagttaactaaatcagaggaccgcccctgagcccagttagggtcaggcgtcctgggacagcccttttctgccttccgaataaaacccccactcgggttttcgatcagcagaccaagcttacctcaattacgagatggctaaaggttgcagaccatgtttttctacATTAGGAGagtacaaaggttgtagaccattgctgaatcttttaaccataccatgtggttaaactcttagactatcgataccgacagaataagaacaagtctttgatattaattactagtctgcagctaggaattcggtatcattgaacacaaagaacgacaaccgccgaaacatccattctataacgaaacgaatgaatgtcactctgaactatccactataaacacgacagagagagagacggacaattctacaaaataaattaacttttcaccagcgatcaagacgacacactgagcgtaaatatatacagtatattgattgcaattgttcccaaatgagtgagcgttcatgtgcaaaggattagcatttaaattgttataattatcactttgtagtgacttcttagtcgacccccacttccccttttgtctaacaacccgccatgccggtttagcccactagggcacattctcctatcatttcttgtaaccacatttaccttgattgtttgtttatgcatttctgtgaattacttagttagtaataaataaatgatttaagacaattgatgtatggatgactcatagtgaagactgggttcgtgcagataaccaacaatttacgacatttggaatgagactaacgtgaggtaaagtaaataattaattaatcagaagactatggatcagatatgaaaatatctgaaaggttatattaggaaattataacctTGTAATCGTAATattttttccttggtgccccgacttcctagttaattagttacatgattaatcagtctaatcgcgtaatactaattacagagaatctttgataaaaaattaagtcttcagttaatgatagtaaagacacgacaacatccacatcattttccagcctcatgatgccatctattttgtgaagtgcaccagtcccccctgcagcaaagcacccccacaacatgacgctgccacccccgtgcttcacggttgggatggtgttcttcggcttgcaagcctccccctttttcctccaaacacaatgatggtcattatggcccaacagttctatttttgtttcaccagaccagaggatgtttgaagtacgatctttgtccccatgtgcagttgcaaactgtagtctgtcttttttatggcggttttggagcagtggcttcttccatgctgagcggcctttcaggttatgttgatattggATACTTggacttgcgtactattgtttgcgtacttgcgtactattgtttgtacagatgaccgtagtaccttcaggcgtttggaaattcctcccaaggatggaccagacttgtggaggtctacaattttctttctgaggtcttggctgatttctttagattttcccatgatgtcaagcaaagaggcactgaatttgaaggtaggccttgaaatacatccacaagtacacctccaattgactcaaattatgtcaattagcttctaaagccatgacataattttctggaattttacaagctgtttaaaggcacagtcaacttagtgtacatAAACTtctgactagaggtcgaccgaatcggaatggccgattaattagggccgatttcaagttttcataacagtcGGAAATCTGTAATTTTGTTGGCCTAGTTgcctattttttatattttttaatctttatttaactaggaaagtcagttaagaacacattcttattttcaatgacggcctaggaacggtgggttaactgcctcgttcaggggcagaaagacagattttcaccttgtcagctcgggggagccAATCTTGCAAGATTACAGTTAaatagtccaacgcaataacgacctgcctctctctcgttgcactccacaagcctgttacgcaaatgcagtaagccaaggtaagttgctagctagcattaaacttatcttataaaaaacaatcaattataatcactagttaactgcacatggttgatgatattactagatttTATCTAGCacgtcctgtgttgcatataatctgactgggcatacaagcatacaagtatctaagtatctgagcggtggtaggcagaagcaggagcgtaaacattcattcaaacagcactttcgtgcagctcttcgttgtgcgtcaagcattgcactgtttctGACTTCAAGCCTGACTTCAAGCCtcaactcctgagatgaggctggtgtaaccgaagtgaaatggctggctagttagcgcgcgctaatagcgtttcaaacttcactcgctctgagccttggggtggttgtttcccttgctctgcatgggtaacgctgcttcgatttggtggctgttgtcgttgtgttgctggttcgagggagggacggaagctatactgttacactggcaatactaaagtgtctacaagaacatccaatagtcaaaggttaatgaaatacaaatggtatagtgggaaatagtcctataataactacaacctaaaacttcttacctgggaatattgaagactcatgttaaaaggaaccaccagctttcatatgttctcatgttctgagcaaggaactgaaacgttagctttcttacatagcacatattgcacttttacattcttctcaacacttttttttgcattatttaaaccaaattgaacatgtttcattatttatttcacctttatttaaccaggtaggcaagttgagaacaagttctcatttacaactgcgacctggccaagataaagcaaagcagttcgacacacaacgacacagagttacattatctacttgaggctaaattgattttattgatgtattatatttagttaaaataagtgttaattcagtattgttgtaattgtcattattacaaatacaaaaaaatgtaatcggccgattaatcggtatcggcttttttggtcctccaataatcggtatggtataggcgttgaaaaatcataatcggtcgacctctacttctgacctactggaattgtgatacagtgaattttaagtgaaataatctgtctgtaaacaattgttggaaaaatgtcttgtgtcatgcaccaaatagatgtcctagccgacttgccaaaactatagtttgttaacaagacatttttggagtggttgaaaaacgagttataataactccaacctaagtgtatgtaaacttctgacttcaactgcatatagcctcgctattgttattttactgctgctcttgatttatttgttacttttatttgttacttttttgggggtatttttcttaactgcattattggttaagggcttgtaagtaagcatttcactgtgaggtctatacctgttgtattcagcgcatgtgacaaataacatttgatttgattaaaacatttCACACTGCTCTGCACGTGCACTACAGATAAAATGTTCATTACATTATTAAACATGCTCTACCTACATAACATTGATATACTACTTTATCAAATGATAGCTCAGTGGTATTTAATGTCAGTTGTATTAAATCCCCCCTAAAGTACACCCAACACTTTCAGTATATTTACCAGTGGGAATGGGCAACATCCCCATTTGCCATTAGGTCCCTTGCAGCAGCTGGTTGCAGAAGGACAATAGAATTTAGTGTCACAGTGAGTGACTCCAGCCTGTGGCGTGCTGTCAGCGGCCTGAACTAGAGCTGTCCATGAGACCTGCTAAAAGACGAGGGAAAGAAGATAACCACACCGTCAATGTTCTACTCAGGGGTTCAACATGTAAAAAGAACACGCACATCTGAGTATCTGGTTGCGTGGGACTCATGTGATTACATTACTAACTACTCTCAGAGGTTAAAATGTAATAGCATACCAGTGTGCAGGAAATCATTCTCtattcattattatttttaatgcCCATAAGGTGGGAATCAAAAGTGATTTTCTCTTAGACTGACTTGAATGGCACAGGAACAAAAATAGAAAGAGAACAATGTCCACTGCCTACACAAACATTGGTTGCCTGTGAGTGTGACGCATAGGTACCTACCTGATCATGGACCTTGTTTTCCGGTTTGGAGACCTTGATGGCTTCGATCATTGAAGGGGCCTGCCTCGGAGCAAAAGGGTACCTCAGGTTGCCGTACCTCACACACTTTGTGTATGTGGGGTCACAGTCATAGCCATAGGGACAGCAGTGGTACCCATCTAGACAGCACCTACCCTGTGGAAAAACAGAAGTACACAAGTTGATACAGTGAGctacaaaagtattgggacagtgacatgtttgttgttgttgttttggctctggggGTATggtatttgtgcgtctaactttctaACTCATCACTATTCACCATTGATTCAggactatccataatcatggtagcatccacattaatgtagaaataTTTAGAAATATATTataatcttatttacaataaaagtgactccaaaattacACAATATATAATCAGAAACAACAAGTTTGTAGTCACacgcttgatgtaatcattgtgtgctaggattatgggaccaaatactacactttAGACTACTtcaatacacatataagtgaaatTCTACCAAATATTTTTGGTCTCCtgaaatggggggactatgtacaaaaattgctgtaatttctaaactgtTGAACCAATATAGATGACAAtaacctcaaattaaagctgacagtctgcacctTAACCTCTTAGTCACTGTATaatttaaaatccaaagtgctggagtacagagccaaaacaacaacaacaaatgtcacTGTCCCAATCCTTTTATAGCTCACTGTATATTGACAATAACCATTTTGGAATTAAGTACAACGTATATTGATTCAGTATATTGTTTCATGCATACCACAGCTCTCAAATTCTTGTTTTAATATTTCTGAGAAAATATCCAGTttagaaaaatatgaataacttATTGTGTAGTATGTTTTGTTTTTTAGCTGTAATAAAAACCTAATACAATAACAAAAGTGTCACTAATTCCTGATACTGCCAGCTACTCTATAACACTATTACAAATTGACAAGAGCCCTTCAAGCCAACATACTACAAGCAGAGAAACACTAGTCAACTCACAGGAGAGTACGGACAGCAGAACCACAAGCCTGTGGGGTGGTGGCAGCAGGTGGTGCCATCGGGACAAGCATAATAGTTGTCACATTGCACCTTGCCGACCATGGAGCTCTCCATTGCATTGCTCTGGACAGGGCTGCTGTCAGATTCGAGCGGAGCAGAGACAGGAGAGCTTGGTTCCTCTGCAGCCACCTTGTTCAGCATGGGCACACTGCTCCATGGATGGTCGCCTTTCTCACACTTCTGGGTGATGGCATTGCATTTGAAGCCTGACGGGCAACAGTGGGCCATGTCAGAGCAACACACCGCCTGGAAAACATAATGAAAAAAAGGTGATATGCAGTCAAAATACCTTTATGGGGTCTTTGCTCATACAGCTTTCTAAACCCAAGGTCTTTCAACTGAAAAATTGGAAACAACAGTACCAGTATGCTGGTTTCTTTTTCCAGTATTTAAAACCTTAGTGCTGCTGAGAATCCCATTTACTAGTGTTATCAAATTccctagcctggttccagatgtTTGTGCTGCCAATTGCTATGGCTGTTGACatgacaaacagatctgggaccaggctacaaatTGCCCTAAGGTGAACCCTGGTTACTCACATTGGGAACTGGACAGCAGGCATATCCTCCTTTAGTCAAACAACAGGTTGTTTGATCAGAGCAGACCTTCCCACCAGGGCACGTGATGTAGCAAGAGGCAGACCCTGTCAGCACTAACACCAATGCAGCTATGCTCCACATCTAAAGGATAGGGATTTAACAAGTGGTTACAATTTAGAGGAATT encodes the following:
- the LOC109903393 gene encoding progranulin isoform X1, which encodes MWSIAALVLVLTGSASCYITCPGGKVCSDQTTCCLTKGGYACCPVPNAVCCSDMAHCCPSGFKCNAITQKCEKGDHPWSSVPMLNKVAAEEPSSPVSAPLESDSSPVQSNAMESSMVGKVQCDNYYACPDGTTCCHHPTGLWFCCPYSPGRCCLDGYHCCPYGYDCDPTYTKCVRYGNLRYPFAPRQAPSMIEAIKVSKPENKVHDQQVSWTALVQAADSTPQAGVTHCDTKFYCPSATSCCKGPNGKWGCCPFPLAKCCADGLHCCEYGYTCDPNSYKCRKWYSQIPSGLKDDANQD
- the LOC109903393 gene encoding progranulin isoform X2, with product MWSIAALVLVLTGSASCYITCPGGKVCSDQTTCCLTKGGYACCPVPNAVCCSDMAHCCPSGFKCNAITQKCEKGDHPWSSVPMLNKVAAEEPSSPVSAPLESDSSPVQSNAMESSMVGKVQCDNYYACPDGTTCCHHPTGLWFCCPYSPGRCCLDGYHCCPYGYDCDPTYTKCVRYGNLRYPFAPRQAPSMIEAIKVSKPENKVHDQVSWTALVQAADSTPQAGVTHCDTKFYCPSATSCCKGPNGKWGCCPFPLAKCCADGLHCCEYGYTCDPNSYKCRKWYSQIPSGLKDDANQD